One Poecile atricapillus isolate bPoeAtr1 chromosome 32, bPoeAtr1.hap1, whole genome shotgun sequence DNA window includes the following coding sequences:
- the LOC131590205 gene encoding olfactory receptor 14J1-like, which translates to MSNSSSFSHFLLLALANTRQLQLLHFCLFLGISLAALLGNTLIISAIACSHHLHSPMFFFLLNLALTDLGCICTTVPKAMHNSLWDTREISYSGCAAQVFLFVFFISAEYCLLTIMCYDRYVSICKPLHYGTLLGSRACAHMAAAAWASAFLYALLHTANTFSLPLCQGNVLGQFFCEIPHILKLSCSKSYLRELGLIAVGASLGFVCFVFIVFSYVQIFRAVLRIPSEQGRHKAFSTCLPHLAVLSLCVSTGIFANLKPPSISSPSLDLAVSVLYSVVSPALNPLIYSLRNQELKAALRKLMTLYFHKY; encoded by the coding sequence atgtccaacagcagctccttcagccacttcctcctgctggcactggcaAACACacggcagctgcagctcctgcacttctgcctcttcctgggcatctccctggctgccctcctgggcaacACCCTCATCATCAGTGCCatagcctgcagccaccacctgcacagccccatgttcttcttcctgctcaacctggccctcactgacctgggctgcatctgcaccactgtgcccaaagccatgcacaattccctctgggacaccagagAAATCTCCTACtcaggatgtgctgcacagGTGTTTCTGTTTGTCTTTTTCATCTCAGCAGAGTATTGTCTCCTGACCATCATGTGCTACGACCGCTAcgtgtccatctgcaaacccctgcactacgggaccctcctgggcagcagagcttgtgcccacatggcagcagctgcctgggccagtgcctTTCTCTACgctctgctgcacacagccaatacattttccctgcccctgtgccagggcaatgTCCTGGGccagttcttctgtgaaatcccacacaTCCTCAAGCTCTCCTGCTCCAAATCCTACCTCAGGGAACTTGGGCTCATTGCTGTTGGTGCCTCtttaggttttgtttgttttgtgttcattgttttctcctatgtgcagatcttcagggctgtgctgaggatcccctctgagcagggtcggcacaaagccttttccacctgcctccctcacctggcCGTGCTCTCCCTGTGTGTCAGCACTGGCATTTTTGCCAACCTGAAGcccccctccatctcctccccatccctggatctggcAGTGTCAGTTCTGTACTCGGTGGTGTCTccagccctgaaccccctcatctacagcctgaggaaccaggagctcaaggctgcCCTGAGAAAATTGATGACTCTGTATTTTCACAAGTATTAA